A part of Leifsonia xyli subsp. xyli str. CTCB07 genomic DNA contains:
- a CDS encoding ABC transporter substrate-binding protein → MKMRTAGRAIAVVACLGLALSGCGASPGGGSAEVSSGDYDGPKVTISFWNGWTGGAAPVLVPKLIEKFNAEHKSIVVKDVPMEWADIAKKMPLAVKAGKGPDVSVGHGDDIATYAAQGLVLKADSIVTSLGYKESDFPAGLMKAGSYNGAQYAVPWSVTPLGLYANKDVLTSAGVDTENLPTDKASYLAALDKLKAVGVQGEWVDGYVFTGTFEFQSLLWQFGGDLFDKDITKATFNSGAGVQALTWMTDLVGNCYSPKDVAQDGNINALIAGKTAFNWNGVWQTTNTAFDKLSWAAVPVPQIGTEKAVWSSSTHWMFMNNKGQDKNKTAAAATFVKWMNDNSADWPQTGELPAMNSVRDDPKLVQDYPTLKSFLGELEYARFETAAPGITTVTATVTTAVNEAVTGKKTPKEALDDAVAKANTLLKQNAEKYGD, encoded by the coding sequence ATGAAGATGCGAACTGCCGGCCGCGCCATCGCGGTCGTCGCCTGCCTTGGCCTGGCCCTAAGCGGATGCGGAGCCTCCCCGGGCGGCGGCAGCGCCGAGGTCTCCTCGGGCGACTACGACGGCCCCAAGGTCACCATCAGCTTCTGGAACGGCTGGACGGGCGGCGCAGCCCCGGTCCTCGTGCCGAAGCTGATCGAGAAGTTCAACGCCGAGCACAAGAGCATTGTCGTCAAGGACGTCCCGATGGAGTGGGCGGACATCGCCAAGAAGATGCCGCTCGCGGTCAAAGCGGGCAAGGGCCCGGATGTCTCGGTCGGCCACGGCGACGACATCGCCACCTACGCCGCCCAGGGCCTCGTGCTCAAGGCCGACTCCATCGTGACCTCCCTCGGCTACAAGGAGAGCGACTTCCCGGCCGGTCTGATGAAGGCCGGCTCCTACAACGGAGCGCAGTACGCGGTGCCGTGGAGCGTCACCCCGCTCGGCCTCTACGCCAACAAAGACGTCCTGACATCCGCGGGTGTGGACACCGAGAATCTGCCCACGGACAAAGCCTCCTACCTCGCCGCGCTCGACAAGCTGAAGGCAGTGGGCGTCCAGGGGGAGTGGGTGGACGGCTACGTCTTCACCGGCACGTTCGAGTTCCAGTCGCTGCTCTGGCAGTTCGGCGGCGACCTCTTCGACAAGGACATCACCAAGGCGACGTTCAACTCCGGCGCCGGCGTCCAGGCGCTCACCTGGATGACCGATCTCGTGGGGAACTGCTACAGCCCGAAGGATGTCGCGCAGGACGGCAACATCAACGCCCTCATCGCCGGCAAGACCGCCTTCAACTGGAACGGCGTCTGGCAGACCACCAACACCGCGTTCGACAAGCTGAGCTGGGCGGCTGTCCCGGTTCCGCAGATCGGCACGGAGAAAGCCGTTTGGTCGAGCTCCACCCACTGGATGTTCATGAACAACAAGGGACAGGACAAGAACAAGACCGCCGCCGCCGCGACCTTCGTCAAGTGGATGAACGACAACTCCGCCGACTGGCCGCAGACGGGTGAGCTCCCCGCCATGAACTCGGTGCGCGACGACCCCAAGCTCGTGCAGGACTACCCCACCCTGAAGTCGTTCCTCGGCGAACTCGAGTACGCCCGCTTCGAGACCGCCGCCCCGGGCATCACCACCGTGACGGCGACCGTGACCACTGCGGTCAACGAGGCCGTCACCGGCAAGAAGACGCCGAAGGAGGCACTGGACGACGCGGTCGCGAAAGCGAACACCCTCCTGAAGCAGAACGCTGAGAAATACGGTGACTGA